The proteins below come from a single Necator americanus strain Aroian chromosome V, whole genome shotgun sequence genomic window:
- a CDS encoding hypothetical protein (NECATOR_CHRV.G19225.T1) translates to MYQMRLLIIFALAICSSSIRQQSVAVSGRLMCGDRPAAGVKVKLWDEDDGPDPDDVLDEAYTDEGGAFFLKGSERELTNIDPVVKVYHDCDDGILPGQRKVKFYIPDTYISSGSTPKRVFNLGMINLEIIFAKEERVFF, encoded by the exons ATGTATCAG ATGAGGTTGCTTATCATATTTGCTCTTGCTATATGCAGCTCATCAATAAGACAGCAATCCGTGGCCGTATCTGGCAGACTGATGTGTGGAGATCGACCAGCAGCGGGAGTAAAAGTGAAGCTATGGGATGAGGACGACG GACCCGATCCAGACGATGTTCTCGATGAAGCATACACAGATGAAGGTGGCGCATTCTTCTTAAAG GGCTCCGAACGAGAGCTAACAAACATTGATCCGGTGGTCAAGGTGTATCACGACTGTGATGATGGGATCTTG CCTGGACAACGCAAAGTGAAGTTCTACATACCGGACACGTACATCTCTTCCGGTAGTACTCCGAAACGTGTGTTTAACCTTGGAATGATCAATTTGgagattatttttgcaaaggaAGAACGAGTTTTCTTCTAG